A region from the Arachis ipaensis cultivar K30076 chromosome B01, Araip1.1, whole genome shotgun sequence genome encodes:
- the LOC107630604 gene encoding protein cornichon homolog 4 has translation MADLFAWLISFFILIALLVIVIYQLMCLADLEFDYINPYDSSSRINKVILPEFITQGVLCCFYLITGHWVMSLFCVPYLYYNYRLYNQGKHLVDVTEIFNLLPREKKQRLIKLFYLVLLLFLSIFWMIYVSLDDHNA, from the exons ATGGCTGATCTGTTTGCGTGGCTCATCTCCTTCTTTATCCTTATTGCCTTGCTTGTCATCGTTATTTACCAG TTAATGTGTTTGGCAGATCTAGAGTTTGATTATATAAATCCTTACGATTCCTCATCGCGAATAAACAAAGTGATTTTACCTGAGTTTATAACACAAGGTGTCCTATGCTGCTTCTACCTTATAACAGGGCATTGGGTTATGTCACTATTTTGTGTTCCTTACCTCTACTACAATTATAGATT GTACAATCAAGGAAAGCATTTGGTTGATGTTACAGAGATATTCAACTTGCTCCCTCGGGAAAAGAAGCAACGACTCATTAAGCTCTTCTATCTTGTTTTGCTCCTCTTCCTTTCCATATTCTG GATGATCTATGTATCATTGGATGATCACAATGCCTAA